From one Herpetosiphon gulosus genomic stretch:
- a CDS encoding class I SAM-dependent methyltransferase: MQAFLTNIAQRPALWATLRRIVENNYVGERAAIADELTPWLQTKPRRFLDFGCGTGEFASSFPQHSYMGVDLSQGYVRYAATLSDHRFGVMNGNALAFGDASFDAALIVGVIHHLDDALAQITARELHRVLAPGGEILMLEDIPAQDWWNLPGRLMHWLDRGDAIRQDADYGRLFAPYFTIQRRWSIRSGICDYAVYRFSRVD; the protein is encoded by the coding sequence ATGCAAGCCTTTTTAACCAATATTGCCCAGCGCCCAGCTTTATGGGCCACGTTGCGGCGAATTGTTGAAAATAATTATGTTGGCGAACGCGCCGCCATTGCCGATGAACTGACACCATGGCTGCAAACCAAGCCCCGCCGTTTTTTAGATTTTGGCTGTGGCACTGGTGAATTTGCCTCATCATTTCCCCAGCACAGCTATATGGGCGTTGATCTTTCGCAAGGCTATGTGCGCTACGCTGCCACTCTGAGCGATCATCGCTTTGGGGTGATGAACGGCAATGCTTTGGCCTTTGGCGATGCCAGTTTTGATGCAGCATTAATTGTCGGCGTGATTCACCACCTTGATGATGCATTAGCTCAAATCACCGCCCGCGAATTACACCGCGTTTTAGCGCCAGGCGGCGAAATTTTGATGCTCGAAGATATTCCCGCCCAAGATTGGTGGAATCTGCCTGGGCGTTTGATGCACTGGCTTGATCGCGGTGATGCAATTCGCCAAGACGCAGATTATGGGCGTTTGTTTGCACCCTACTTTACGATCCAGCGCCGCTGGTCAATTCGCAGTGGAATTTGTGATTATGCAGTTTACCGTTTTAGCCGCGTCGATTAA